atgcaaagtatgagtcaaagtagccagctggaggggcccactgctgctgtgctggaggatgcggtggtggcatggcatgctgagctccAGCCGCTCCcatatgagcatcatcatcactatcatcttgcctTTGTGCTTCGGCATCCAAATCATATCCAGGGaagggagtcaaaggcctcaagagaaaagcattgtcattcttgaatggcctgaaaggagtgtgcttactttcacataaccctctgaagctagtcttcaccttgatgatggacataatgtatggagcaaagtacaaattcatctccatgttaagcctcaagtctgcaagctgatccatgataagagcaatgacattgattctatttccattcatgatatgagatatcacattccaatagtgccctctaaccttgtccttgttgccactcttaggcatgaatgtgactctgacaattttattgatcactgcaggatgatgcctcagaccctgcatacccccaaaagttctagcaattccaagatgtgcaggctcatagaacatggggtagtcattctcatctagtgggttttctaacacaacattcatactttgctcactgTTGATGAGATTATAATCCAattgatttgcctcagcaaactgtgcaaatgtagcaccataggttcttttaccagttgtccacctaaatgtttcctcaaccatgttaatctctagagtggcatagaactggcatatcacagtttcattccaatcacacctatgctgcaagAAATTTGCTAtacccatttgctgaaatctatccactagatcagacatgacttgatgttgtctcatatatcctaggtcaatggtctgatgtttgaagacatttttcttaattagatgaccaaagtaaacatctttttgtacctcggttttgaagaagagaatgttggtgtcacgaggcaagctgaactgatccactgctcttgcatttgcatagctttctgcagtccactgtcggctaggtagatctagccccatcaaatctgtaacatcattgtCAACCCCCTCAGTGTCTTCCTCTGAGGACTCATCACCAATATCTCCTactgaagatgcagcagccatctcactaacatttggagcatagtccacatcatccgagtcatcactgtctctttgtctctTGGAAGTCATTGCCTTCTTAATTTTTGAAGCAGTGgtcttgatgatcttccggggtggcctgagatcaagatttaaccataagaacaattactaaagtcAAAGAATCAATCCTTAAAGATATAACTCAATTCAGCACTGATCTTGAAAAATAtgatactagcggaccgtccgcacttctgaacgcggaccgtccgtggttcatgaactaccacggcggaccgtccgcgtacagcaggcggactgtccgcgacccatctgttctgcgcaggaacacaaaatcgccctcatctttgattcattcacaatttgagttttgattcaaatcAACCAACCAAATTTTAACTCTAGCaactcctcatcactaggaataagatcccccaagtatttgcACGAATCCATGGTcaaaaaatagatcggagcatctaaccctaactctttccaataaagaaatccaagaacaagagttagggattcattgaaataccgcgaggacatgatgcactatcttgagaagagtccggggatgtgctcggaccgtccgggaaccactccaaaagggcttgaccttgtcgtcttccccacgtgcttgagagagaaagagagagacactTTTGGAGTATGTGTTCGGTTTGGTGGGGAGGTGAAGGGGACATCCAATATAaatcaagtctggccgaccccacgattctgtccagtcgcggactgtccgcggtaatctggcggaccgtccgcctttgaattttttttttacacTGTAACTGACTAGAACTGCCTCTGCCCAACatgtgcggaccgtccgcggtcctttggcggactgtccgctatgAATTTCTGCGGTTgacaacttctctgcagagcctctggtaaACAATTCTCATGAACGGCGGATTGTCCGCcccttacccgcggaccgtccgcgctaccaaaaatctgacaagtctgaattctgccaattttctcaattccaactccaatttgggatcattgctcatataaaaatctaaaaatctcaaatcttgcatgaaaaccttcaaacgacttatatgagcaagtttcaacaagaattcaaaaataaatcgagtagaatcatgaaaactcataaatggctcaaaaatacctcaaaaattcataaaaaagaaacaagaagtgcatgaaagaaccatatgccacatgtgctagttttcaagccacattttagaagtcaatgatatttaactcatttctcaacttgcaaaaacgagattcatccaaaggcttggtaaagatatcggctaattgatcatccgtgccaataccatcaatcttgatatcacccttgttcacatgatctctaagaaaatgatggcggatatcaatatgcttagttcttgaatgttgaaccggattagaggcaatcttcacggcactttcattgtcacataacaagagaatttcatcaaatttcacaccataatctagaagagtttgcttcatccataacaattgtgcacaacaacttccggccgaaatatattccgcttcggcggttgaaagagccacggaattttgcttctttgatgaccatgatacaagagatcttccaagaaattgacaaccaccggaagtgctcttcctatcaaccttgcaccccgcataatccgaatccgagaatccaaccaaatcaaaatgagcacccttgggataccataagccaatattaggagaatatttcaagtatctcaagatccttttgacggcggtcaaatgacattctctaggtgcggcttgaaatcgtgcacacatgcaaacactaaacatgatgtcgggcctagatgcggtcaaataaagcaaactaccaatcatagaacggtaaagtttttggtcaaccgggttacctccctcatctaggtcgagatgcccattggtggccataggagtcttgattggttttgcatcttccataccaaatttcttcaagatatccttcacatattttgattgacacacaaaggtgcattccttgagttgcttgatttgaagtccaagaaagaaactcaattcaccaatcatggacatctcaaatttcctagacatcatttcaccaaattcctcacaaaaacttgggttagttgaaccaaagataatatcatcaacataaatttgacaaacaaacaaatctttaccaatatctttagtgaacaaagtagtatcaaccttaccaattttgaagcccttagagataagaaaaaccctcaatctttcataccaagctcgtggagcttgcttaagaccataaagagctttagagagcttgtatacatgatttggattcttgggatcttcaaaaccgggaggttgctcaacaaaaacaagttcactaatcttgccattcaagaaagcacttttcacatccatttgaaaaagtttaatgttgtgagagcaatcataagctaataaaattctaatagcttctaatctagcaacgggagcaaaagtttcaccgaaatccaaaccttcgacttgagtgaagccttgagcgaccaattttgccttgtttctcacaaccattccatcttcattttgcttgtttctaaagacccatttagtgccaataacattataattcttgggcctctcaactaaatcccaaacttgattccgggtgaaattatttaattcttcatgcatagcattcactcaatccggatctctcaatgcttcatctacacggttaggttcaagaaaagatacaaaagaataatgttcacaaaatgaagcaatgcgagatcgagtttggacacccttgcTAATaccacccatgatttgatccaccggatgatcctttgcaagaacatgatgaattctttgaggagcaatgggttcttgagttgatggagaaggtgcactagatgaaccaacttgatcttgtacttgagaatcatcattacttgaatcttgtacaatttgttgtgcttgatcatttgagatagaagttgaaggattaactcttgtagagatagaaggaccatcttcatcttcatcttcttctcttggtctaacatcaccaattgacatgtttttcattgcatttctcaaaccatcacttctcacatcatcaagattttcttgttcattatgtgaaccatttgtttcatcaaactcaacatcatatgcttcttcaacaatgccatgtgttttgttgtagacccgataagccttgctattagatgaatatccaagaaaaaaaccctcatcacatttgctttgaaactttgataaccgagtttccttcttgagaatatagcacttgcaaccaaacactctaaaatatgatatatttggcttccttccaacgagcaactcatatggggtcttgttatgaaatctatggcaatacaatctatttgaggcatgacacgccgtgttgattgcttcggcccaaaagctatccgaaacattatactcggagagcattgatcttgccatatcgatcaaggttctattttttctttcaacaagaccattttgttccggagtgtacttggttgagaattcatgcttgattcctttcacatcacaccattcctcaactcttgtgtttctaaactcacttccattatCACTCcttactttcttcaccttgagctcaaattcattttcggcccttgtaaagaatttcttgaatgtgtcatatgtatcggctttgtcatgaagaaagaaaacccatgtatatcttgagtaatcatccactaccacaagacaatagcaatttccaccaatacttctatatgttgtaggcccaaataaatccatatgcaataattccaaaggtctctcggttgacatgacactcttagtgggatgagtatttgcaacttgctttccggcttgacatgcactacaaagcttatctttatcaaacttcacattcttcaagccaactactaaatcatgcttcaaaagtcggttgagttgtttcatgccaacatgaccaagccttctatgccataaccaacccaaagatgattgagtgaataagcaagtggacaaatttgcctctttagttgcaaaatccacaagatatatatcctcatgtctaaatcccgtaaagatgtgatcttttccatccaagctagtcactacaacatcatctttagtgaaactacacttatatccaaaatcacaaagttgagtgaccgctaagagattaaacttgagagaatcaactaacaatacatttgagagagaatgattgcttgagataggaattgtaccaactcctttgactttgccccggctattgtcaccaaagataatgtcactatagccaccaacattctcatctagagaggaaaacatcatttgatctccggtcatgtgttgagtgcatccactatcaagcacccaatgtcttcctccggacttgtaattcacctacaaagaggaagtaacctttttaggtacccaatctttcttgggtccttgaacgttagtgaccacattagtgaccaagacttttggcacccaaatggcattctttttagcaccatttataggtataccaacaaattttgcactaacattgccatttgaatttttcataagcatgtaacttgaatcaaaggatatgactttcttgttggtgcaattcttctcaacatggccaaccttcttgcatttctcacaatatggcttgccactactcttcacaaaagtagttttagtttgcacaaaagccttcttttctttcttaggaatatatccaaacccttgcttgttcaaggtgaacttttggcttgcccaataATGATTAAAatttgctctactatcatagcattttctcaaatcattagtcaagcaagtaacctctttctttaataaatcattttccataatgagagattcattgcaagaagggttatcaattttggtgcccaaagaactagtagagctagagccacaagatttatcatcaattaaatcacaattGACACCAATGCTCAaggttgcttttctttcatgactaagcaaggtattgtgagcttcctcaagcttctcatgagtttctttgagattctcatgagaagtctttagctcctcataggaatcttgaagagaagtaaacttcaacttcaagtccttcaactttgccttttcctttgtcatgaattcatcggcatcattaagcatttcaacaagatcatcatatgaatattcatcaagttcaccatcttgttgtacctttgcaccaccctttgccataagacaatgtggtgtagagaagagtgatggagcctccttgatggcgatcccggcaactcccttggatggcttgtcatcatcatctcatcatcggagcttgcatcggaatcccattcaacaaaataagtttggccattctttttcttcttgatgaacttcttcttcttcttttcattattttttttgtcctttttcttgtttggacaattgacaatgatatgacctacttcaccacaattgaagcaagtcttgtccacaaaaggattttttcttgatgattgacctctcttgccaaagctcttcttgctcatcattctattgaatctcttgacaaaaagagccatctcctcatccgattcttcttcttggcatccactttcttcttcatttttgctatcttgagctttgaatgccacacttttctttttcatatcaatttctccaccatgagcttcatcttgagatttcttgaacatgtcatgggtgagaatttctcccaatatttgtgtgggagttgcggtcttcacatttgaccttacaagtaaggtcacaattgtgtcatatctttccggaagacatctaagaaacttgtggttgaaatccccatccggtacctcaaatccaagtcccttgagatcatttacaatgtcatttagccggttgaacatctcggctatgctctcatccttcttcatggtgaattcactaaaatttcctttaagcaagtatagcttggcctccttcaccgttgatgtaccctcatgaatttccatgagcttcttccatatgtcatttgtatttgtgaggctcttgactctattgaattcatttacatcaagagcactaaagagcacattaaccctttgatcatttagtgtctcattttcctcatctaggggtgtcaaactctttgggtccaaaatgacatatccatcatttactactctccatagctttctactcatggctttgagatgagccgacatcctagtcttccaataatcataattgttcccatcaaagaacggtggcttcccaacatgaatcccatgatcactagtcattgttctactccaagatggttaaatccttaattaatggagtacttagctctgataccacttgtaggatcaagaacaccgactagaggggggtgaataggcggtttaaaatctaaaaccaataacactagagaaatttaattagtaacaaaggaaagccctatgtcaagctattactatctctagatgggtttgcaactagggtgacaagacacaattcaagctctagtaaagaaaattgctcaaagtaaaagcaagtattaaagagagcaagaaaagtaaccaagcttgacacaagaaattattccgtggtgtcgatgacttgccggtcacccctaatccacgttgaggtggattccaagaatcaaccgctcccctatcaagaacctcttgatcttgagccggcttgaatcaaggaaccgctccacacctcgattccactagagttgctcttcaccactccggtgaggtgagcacaaaacctctcacaaccgaaatcggggctcctcaacaatctccttggaggtgctccacgaaatccacttctccaagccgtctagggagcggcaactcccaagagtaacaagttgatgacgcttgcttgaagtttccctaatgccacaaagctcaaactcttgatgcaatgcactaggaagctctcacactctcaaaaatgcaatctctaagcaagtgtgtgtgagagagggatgccttagctctaatgtgtcaagaatgctatccaaatggccaagagacccacccaatggccgggcattgggtatatatagacatccttccaaaaactagccgttacactcttttctgcgaagtcgcggaccgtccgcggttcaaaaaccggactgtccgccgttataaaccagtgagtcagagtgcatttaatgtgtgtcagaactagccgttaacccctggcggaccgtccgctccctagtggcggaccgtccgcagttaagagttccaacccaccagagactaatgtctctggaacaactttgagattagcctgcggaccgtccgctcctcagaagcggaccgtccgcagtttaacttttcagcccaaaccagagaaacaacctctctggtacaaatttaaaattagccgccggaccgtccgcgcatcatggccggactgtccgccgttcaactttgaagcccacaccagttagacaccctttctggtacaaatttgaaaaacagtggcggaccgtccgcccacctgggccggactgtccgctagcccaccagagcctctgcaagctctctggaacgggcgcggactgtccgcccctcaggcgcggactgtccgccgttactcagtcagcacTCGAACTTAGTcaatttcaaatcttttcaaaacgccgttagccctcatgcatgcaactagacattttgagcaaaatggcactaaagacccgtcaagcatgagtacacaacccctcttgatagtacggctatctatccaacaaatccggtcacttttcatccactaaacgccttgtgaccggtaaaacgcaaaagccctattttatacctttgccttgagtccGAGCTTTGCCTATCATCTCAAAAACTCCATACgctcacaaccaaatctctttcactcgtggatcaacctatactcattatctcaaatgaattcgttaatccacaaaccgttgtcattaattaccaaaactcgaattaggggcctagatgctttcatgtCCTTCAGTCTTgtctcacacccaaaagagGAGGCTGCAACGGATGCGTAAGAAGGAGTCCATGGAACAGCAAGCGGAGGTTGTACTAGCAAGGTCAGCGAccatgaagcaggtatggagGCCTAAGCAAATTGTTTCGTCATCAActtgaagaagaagcaagatatgGCCGATAAATTGTTATCGCCCTTAtcacaaaaaatggccgatgtattcatcgcccttagacaattttgatcCAGAAGAGCATTCTTTGTCACGCAAGTTTTGCCAAAGAATAGggaggcatatgttgacgaccaaaattggcaataGACagtaccgaccggtctgactggtgtgccctagcggtctgaccggtcagacacTGTAGTTGATCTGgcagcagccgaccggtctgacccaaGTGGAATCCAAATATAACTAGgaattttaatagatttagatcttgtaatagaatTTCTTgcaggataagtccaccccactctacaaatataaagggtcatggCCGATTAGGGCATTCAATCGATCAAATATACaacacttttatctttttaccttttcttttacCCTAGTTTTTTCTATCTACTATCTGCTGTTCCTTTTTCGTCtttacgtcgattgagggcgttctaggtggcctgccaatcctagaacaaccctgcgtgcgcctgccccgacgggtccttcccggACGACGTTCGTTGGTTTCGCCGCCGACTAggcgacaaccggtctgaccgtgcGCCAACACGGCCCTGGGCTCAATGGCCGAGGTTTAGAGCCCAAATTAAATTGGCACGTTGGTGACTAGGCTGGTTCGGGCCACTTCTTGTACTGGGCCAGATCTACCTATCCTTCACCGACGTAATTGAGCGCAGCAGCGTTAGGCCCCAAGTCCATCGGATTCTGCTGCTGCCAGCATCGCGTtcgccgcctgcccgccgccgcctccgattCGCCCCGCTGCTcgacgccttcgccgccgcagccccgcaGGCCGCGCCACTCTCTGCTACGCCTCCGTCGACGGCCGCCCGCCCTGGTCTGgtcccctcccctccgccgTCCGCGCGGTCTGCGCCTCCCGAGCTGCCCGCCCGCGCCGTCGTCGCGCTCCTTCGCCGCGCCGGCTCTCTCAACGTCGAGGGCACGCACGCTCCTCCTCCTGAATCGTTTTCCGGGTAAGCTAGCTCCTCTCCGCTTGCTTGTTCCGTGTCAATTTGGCAGCCGCGAGGCTCCCTTTCGAGCGCTCCTCCGGATCGGCGGGGTTAGGGTTTCAGAGGGGTTTCGGTCGTGTCTATTTGTCGATGCGTAGTGGTTACGATCTGTGGAACGTTAACATAACATTCTCTAACTGATTGTGAATTCATGTGGTTTCGTATGTTCAGGTGGACAAGTGGGCTGATATCCGGTGCTGATTTTGAGTTTTTGGTCATGGGTGCTGCTGATGACTCGAGAGATGCGGCgttggacgagatggaggtggATGGTGGTGAGCGGCACCGGGACAGGGAGAGAAGGGACAGGCACAGGCGGGACGAGAAGGAGCACCATGGCAGTGGCAGAAGGgacagggagagggagaaagataaGGATGataggaggagggagaaggatgACGGCAAGCATAGGGATAGGgatagggagagggagagggagagagacaaGGATAAGGATAGCAAGCACAGGGACAGGGATAAGGAGCCAGAACGTGATCGTGGCCGTGACCGCGACCGCGACCGAGCCAAGGATCGGGAGAGGGATCGAGGCAAAGATTGGGAGAAGGAACCAGAGCGGGAGCGGGATAAGGAAAGGGAACGGAGGGACAGGGACAAGGAGAGAAGCCGCAACAGAGACAAGGACAAGGATAGGGCGGAGAGGGGAGACAGGGAGAGGGAGGATAGGGAGCGTGAGAAGTCAAGGGGGAAGGGTCGTGGAGAAGACGATGTAGATCTGTCCAAGGGCGATGAGGAGGATCATAAGCCGAGAGTTGATGCTTCAGGGGAGGCTGAGCAGCCCGCAACCGCAGAGCTCAGAGATCGCATTGCGAGGTAATTCCTTAATAATGTCTTTTCTGTTCGTCACTTCAGTTTGCTAGCGTGTTGTGTACCTATATCATTTGCCCAGTTCAGATTCAGAATATTATATGTGATAGACGACTCCATGGAATTTCGTAGAACATTTTTATGGCCATAATCTTGCCACTATATAGGGTAGATCTTATTGATGCATTGATTAACTCAAGCCAGCGCGCTTAGGAAACACGACTGATTCTACTTCTTGCTTTCATATGTACAAGGCATTCAAAGTTGTGGCAGATGGAATTTCTGTTTCCACTCTCCAGCACATTTGATGTGGATATGAAGTGCATTTCGGTGCCGATATAATACCTGCACAACTCTTTTGATACTGATACCTGTACAAATAGGTTTGTCAAGGTTCCCATGTTAAAACAACTAGATCCCGACTGACCTGCTGATGGTTGAAGTTCTCAATACTGCAAAAAAACAATAACAATCGAAAACAATGACAATCAAATAATGCTAACATCCTATGGTGATATTTTCTCTTGCTGTCCAATTTTGCAACTAAGCAATGGAGCatgcaaataatttctaaatCAGGTTATTTCCTTTAGGGCAAAGGAAGAAAGATTGAAGGACAAAAAGGAAGGAGGAATACTGGACAGTGATGACGGGGTTTCTGAGATATTGTCATGGGTGGGAAAGAGTCGTAAACTTGATGAGAAAAGGCAAGCTGAAAAGGAGAAAGCATTGCTTCTTGCACGAGCATTGGAGGAACAGGTGACTATTGCCAATTATTTTTGGATATACTGTCATGAGGTATGTGTTCTTCCCTAACCGTAGTTTGTTTTGATGTCAGGATAATATCTTGGCAGATaatggcgacgacgacgatgaggaagaggaagatAAACAAGTTGGAGGTAGTGACATTATACAAATCCTTTATTGTTAGATCTCTTTATGGGAACCACTAGTTGCCGGCTAAATGCTGCTTTTTTTGGGTTTAATTCATTAGTATTTATTTTTAACACTGTGATCTAACATTTATTGTTGTTTTCTGTTTTGGGAAATGCAGACCACTTATCTGGTGTTAAGGTTCTTCATGGTCTTGATAAGGTATTGGAAGGTGGTGCAGTTGTCATGACTCTCAAAGATCAGAGTATTCTTGCAGATGGGGATATCAATGAAGGTAATGgatcctcttttcttttttcttttgtttttataTTATGTATATGTATCTGTTCTCAGTCTGCCCATTTTGTCTAACTGAATACAATAATTTGTAGAGGCTGATATGCTTGAGAACATAGAGATTGGTGAGCAGAAACAAAGAGATGAAGCTTATAAGGCTTCAAAGAAGAAAGGAACTTATGATGACAAGTAAGTTCACTATGCTCATAGCATGGATGTGCTTTgtcttgtagatcttgtttcccCAAATTTCCATTTTACTGGATTGTGTAGGTTCAATGAGGATTCATCGTCAAAGAAATCTATGCTCTCACATTATGATGACCCTATGGAAGATGAGGTAAACATGTTGTTTAGCTTCATTTGCTTGCATTTCCTGAATATTTCTGTAATTGTTTTGTCTTTAACTTATTAGGGAGTGACACTTGATGAAGGTGGACGTTTCACCGGTGAAGCAGAAAAGAAGCTAGAAGAGGTAATTTATCTTTTGCCCCATAAACCATGATGTGCAGCCACTGGCATTTTCTgctctaatttttttttggcagaaTGTGAACATTACATGGACAACTgactaatttttttatgttacCAGCTCCGGAAAAGGATTGAAGGTGGTAATGTCCAGAAAAAGACAGAAGATCTTACTTCCACCACGAAGGTGTCAACAGACTATTTTACCCCTGACGAGATGCTTCAGTTTAAAaaaccaaagaaaaagaaatcccttaggaagaagaagaagctggaCCTGGATGCGATTGAAGCAGAAGCGATTGCTTCTGGATTGGGGGCAGCTGATCGTGGGTCCAGGAACGATGCTAAGAGACAATCTGCAAGGGAGGAAGAGCAGAAGGCTGATGCTGTAAAAAGAAGCAGTGCGTATGAAGCTGCCattgcaaaagctgaagagGCATCAAGGGCATTGCGTCCAGAGAAGCCTTCTAAACCAGCTGAAGAAGAACTTGTTTTCGGTGACGATTACGAAGATCTGCAGAAATCTCTGGAGCAAGCAAGAAAGTTAGCCCtaaggaagaaggaagaggctGCTGGTCCGCTGGCTGTAGTTGAACTGGCTACTGCAACCAAGGGCCAAGAGGGTACAGATACCACAGAAGGAGATTCACAGCAAAGTAAGGTTGTTATCACAGAGATGGAAGAGTTCGTGTGGGGACTACAACTGAATCAAGGTAACCAGTTGTAACTattttgcatataaattttaaaaatgtgCTCTGGAGTTCACAACTAATCAGTTCTTTTACATATTGACTACTATTCTTATCTTTTACCAGAAACACGCAAGCCAGAAGATGATGATGTGTATatggatgaagatgatgatgccaCGCCTTCAGATAATCTTGTCAAAGATGACACAAATGGGTTAGC
This sequence is a window from Panicum virgatum strain AP13 chromosome 7K, P.virgatum_v5, whole genome shotgun sequence. Protein-coding genes within it:
- the LOC120641805 gene encoding SART-1 family protein DOT2-like; this encodes MGAADDSRDAALDEMEVDGGERHRDRERRDRHRRDEKEHHGSGRRDREREKDKDDRRREKDDGKHRDRDRERERERDKDKDSKHRDRDKEPERDRGRDRDRDRAKDRERDRGKDWEKEPERERDKERERRDRDKERSRNRDKDKDRAERGDREREDREREKSRGKGRGEDDVDLSKGDEEDHKPRVDASGEAEQPATAELRDRIARAKEERLKDKKEGGILDSDDGVSEILSWVGKSRKLDEKRQAEKEKALLLARALEEQDNILADNGDDDDEEEEDKQVGDHLSGVKVLHGLDKVLEGGAVVMTLKDQSILADGDINEEADMLENIEIGEQKQRDEAYKASKKKGTYDDKFNEDSSSKKSMLSHYDDPMEDEGVTLDEGGRFTGEAEKKLEELRKRIEGGNVQKKTEDLTSTTKVSTDYFTPDEMLQFKKPKKKKSLRKKKKLDLDAIEAEAIASGLGAADRGSRNDAKRQSAREEEQKADAVKRSSAYEAAIAKAEEASRALRPEKPSKPAEEELVFGDDYEDLQKSLEQARKLALRKKEEAAGPLAVVELATATKGQEGTDTTEGDSQQSKVVITEMEEFVWGLQLNQETRKPEDDDVYMDEDDDATPSDNLVKDDTNGLAAMDEDAQAEKPVKVEEEVKPDEVIHEVAVGKGLAGALKILKERGSLNEGTDWGGRTTDKKKSKLVGVEDGPKDIRIERMDEFGRVMTPKEAFRDLSHKFHGKGPGKMKQEKRQKKYQDEMKTKRMKSSDTPLMAAEKMREAQARNQTPYLILSGNAKTSQASDANGFATVEKEQPGSLTPMLGDKKVEHFLGIKRSAKPGSLPPPVPKKPKN